CGAATCCTCGGATGAGGTTTCATCAAGCATGGCTCGCAGTGCCGGAAACTGGACCATCCCCAACGCGCTCACCATGGCGCGCATCCTGCTCACGCCTTTTTTCGTGGTGCTCTTCCTGGACGGCAATTACTTCGGCGCGTTGAGCATGTTCTTCCTGGCAGGGCTCTCCGACGCCCTGGACGGCTTGCTGGCCCGCCTCCTGGACCAGCGCTCCGCCCTGGGCGCTATCCTGGATCCCCTCGCGGACAAGATTCTGCTGGTCACATCCTTCATCTGCCTGGCCCACGCGGGCTGGATACCCCTCTGGCTGGCCGTGCTGGTGGTCAGCAGGGACGTAATCATCCTGGGCGGAATCGCGCTGTTGACCTTCTGGGGAAGGGATATGCGCCAGAGCATTCACCCGAGCCTGGTCAGCAAGCTGACCACGGCCACGCAGATGGCGCTCGTGCTGACGGGGTTTCTTGTCGGGATGGACGTCTGGGGCGGCGCGGGCAAAGCCCTGCTGCTGGGGCTGGTGTGGATCGCGGCCGCTCTGACGGTCGTTTCGGGCGGGCACTATGTGGCCAAGGGGCTGGCCATGTTCACGGGGGGGCAGGATCAGTGATCGCCGTCTTTGGGGCCGTCCTCCCGGCTGGAGCGCTTGAACTCGCGGATTGCCTTGCCCAAGCTCTTGCCAAGGCCGGGCAGTTTGCTGCCGTTGAACAGCACCAGTACGACCAGGATGATGACCAGAAGGCCCGTAATGCCCATGCGTGCGCCCCCTCCGGGGAGTATTTCCGCAGAACTACACTGCGGCATAGGGCCGGTCAACTAACGCGGGGGTCCCGGTGAGCAAGGTGGTCCGGCTGCCGGCTGTAACCTGCGCCCACTTCCTGGCCGGGCGCTGCCTCTACGAGGAACACCTCAACCCCGGGTACGACCAGGGGCTCCAATGCAGCGTGGTGCTCAAGCTGCACGCCATGTACGATTCCTTCCTGGATCAGGCCGATGCCTTCGGGCTGGCCGAGAGCCAGGCCCGCTCCATGTGGGAGCGCCGTTTTCTGGAACTTTGCCGCCATGATACGGGTTGTCAGGACTATGAGCCCGGTGGTAACGAGGGCTTTCCGAACTGTCTGCACGGCATGGACGGCCTGTGCGTGCTCCGCTTCCCGCAGTGTGCGGGCAGATGCCGCAACTTTTCACTCAAACACCGGGGATGACCACTGGTGACACACCACACGACTTCAGCTTCAGAGGTTTTTCTCGTTTACGTGCCCACACTGACCACGGCCGGTGCGGAAGGGCTTCCAGCCGGTGTGCGCCTGTTCGACCCGGGCGTGGCGGAAGGGGAGGGCGACGCCGACAGGTTCACGCCCGCCAATCTGCCCATGGCCCGGCCTGTGGCCAAGGCGATGCTGGCACAGTTCGTCCAACTGGCCCGCGAATCCAAGACCGTGGCCGACGTCTCCGCTTTCGCCTCCGGCGTCTACGAGGACTTCCACAGGAACACCACCCACGCCATCCGCGATCAGCTTCAGGCGGCCGTGCAGGGTGAGGACGCGGCGGCTAAGGCCCGGGAGCGCGCCCTCTCCAAGGCGCAGACCGAGCTGTGCCTGGCCTGGGCTCTGGAGGAGGTGGCCAGGGAGCTCAAGGGTCTGGAGGCACGGCTGGACGACCAGTGGAAAACTTTCGAGCAGACCCTGGGCATGGACGGCGAAGACGCCCTGGACGACGACGGCCTCGGGCTGGTGGAGGGCAAACCCTCGCTGGTGCCCTCCGGCCCGTCCGTACCCTCACGGGTGATCCTGGACGCCGTGCTGGCCTTCCTGCCCGATGCCTGCGGCCTCCTCAGCAGGGACGCCGCCCTGCGCGCCGACTGGGAGGAGTTCGGGGTGGCCTTCGCCCCCGCATCCGAAGCCACCCTGGCCCGGTTCGGCCTGGGCGGCGAAGGGGCGTGGCTTGAGGCCGTGGCCGAGGGGCGCAGGCTGTGCCTCTCCCGCAGGACCGACCCGGAAAAGCCCTGGCAGGCCCGCAGCTTCACTGTCGTTGTTCCGGCGGGGAGTTGAACGATGTTCGATACCGGCGACAAGCCCTCACCTGAGCTGCTCAAGGGCATCCGGGGCATCATCTTCGACTGCGACGGCGTTCTGGTGGACTCCAAGGACGCCAACCGCATGTACTACAACTCCGTGCGCAAGGCCCTGGGGATGCTGCCCATGACCCCTGAGGAGGAAGACTACGTGCATGCGCACGCCGTCATCCCCTCCATGCAGCGCATCATCCCCCCCGAGCGGATGGCCGAGGCCGAGGCCGAGCGGCGCAAGATCAAGTTCACGGACATGCTGCCGTTCACCACCCTGCAGCCAGGGCTCGTGGAGCTGCTCACCACCCTGCGGGAGCTCGGCTTCAAGCTGGCGGTGAACACCAACCGCACGGACTCCATGGAGATGCTCCTGGATACCTTCGAACTCACCGAGTTCTTCGATCCTGTGATCACAGCGGCCAAGGTCAAGCACCCCAAGCCCAACCCCGAAGGCGTGCACGCCATCATGCGCCACTGGGGCATGACGCGCCAGCAGGTGGCCTACGTCGGCGACTCCGGCGTGGACGAGCAGACCGCCCGCGCAGCGGGGGTTGCCTTCTGGGCTTTCAGGAACGCGGGGCTCTCCGCCGCCCTGCATGTGGAGGATTTCGAGCCCTTGCGCAGGTGGGTCGCGCGCTGCCTCGCGAAGGGCGATGCTTCCGAAAAAGCCCTTGATTTGCAACAGGGTGTGTGAGAGGCTGAACGCAATGTGGATCATTCTCTTCTGACCGCAACTACGAGGAATCATATGCCTTTTTTGGGACCGCTCCTCAAGACCATCGCTCTGATTCTTGACTTCGTCTTCGGTGCCTACAAGTGGATCATTATCATTGCGGCTGTCGTATCGTGGGTCAGGCCCGACCCCTATCACCCGGTCATCCGCTTCCTGTATTCCGCCACGGAGCCAGTGCTCTACCGGGTGAGGCGGTTGCTTCCGTTTGTCATGGTCGGAGGGATGGACCTGTCCCCCCTCGTAGTCATTTTGGCCCTTCAATTCATCGGCCAGGTGTTCATCGTCGAGTCGGTGCTGCAACTGGCATACATGGTGCGCTAACCGGGACAAGCGTGTGACGGTCTCCAAGATCGACCTGCTCAACAAGAAGTTCAACCGCTGCATACGCGGCTATTGCCCGGATGAGGTTGATCTCTACCTGCACGATGTGGCCGAGGCCATCGGGCAGATGGCGGACGATAACCGCAGACTTGCGGAGCGTCTGTCGCAGTGCGATCGCAGTCTCGCAGCCCGCCCCCCCGAACCAGACACCGGTTCCAATCCCGCAGCCCTGCGCGAGGCCATGGCCGCCGGGCGCAGGATCGTGGACGAAAGCACCGGCAAAGCCCGCCAGGACGCCCAGCGCATCCTGGAGGAGGCCCGCGCCGAGGGGGCGCGCCTTGTGGCGGACGCCAACCTGCTCAAGGCCCGAGTCTACGAGGACATAGCCGACCTGCGCGCCCAGAGGGAGGCCATGGCCCAGGAACTGCGCAGGCTGCTTGAAGGACATTTCAGGCTGCTCGAATCATCGGAGGCATCCTCGGACGCCAGACGGCCCGGCGGCGAATTCACCTTCGCCGACGGCGGTGAGTGATCCGGCGGGGATGCCCGCATACGCCGAGCAGGCCAAGGACGGGGGCTACCGCATCCTGGTGTGGGTGCAGCCCGGAGCGAAGCACGACGCCGCCGCAGGCGTGGTCGAGGGCCGGCTGAAGATCCGGCTGAGGGCCCCGGCGGTGGACAACAAGGCCAACGACGCCCTGGTGGCGTTCATGGCCAAATATCTCGGGGTGCCCAAGGGCGCCCTGGAACTGGCGGCGGGACACACTGGCCGCAAAAAGACCCTGCGCATACGGCCCGGCGAGCAACCGGACTGGGCCACGCCGGGAAGCGCGGCCGGTTGAGGCTATCAACATCCAACAGGAGGCGGCGCCAATGGACAGTCACGATTTGGAGCTTATCGCCAAGCACAGCGAATCGGACGCGGAACTCAGAGCGCTCTACGCTGATCACGTGGCCTTCGAGAAAATGATCGAGAAGCTCGAAAGCAAGTCGTACCTCAACCCGGCTGAAGAGCAGGAAATCAAGGAACTCAAGAAAAAGAAGCTTGCGGGCAGGACGCGTCTGGAAACGATGCTCATCAGCTACCGCAAGGCGGAGGCGAATTAACTCATGGAACTGACCGGGGCTCAGATTCTCCTCGAGTCTCTCGGACGAGAGGGAGTGGACGTTCTTTTCGGCTTTCCCGGCGGAGCGGTGATAGACATCTACCACCAGTTCCCCAACTATCCCAACCTGAAGCATGTGCTGGTACGCCATGAGCAGGGCGCCATCCACATGGCGGACGGCTACGCCCGCGCAACGGGCAAGGTAGGGGTATGCCTCGTAACGTCGGGCCCCGGCGCAACCAACGCAGTAACCGGTATTGCCACGGCCTACATGGACTCCATACCCGTGGTCATTATCACCGGGCAGGTCCCCACTCCGCTGATCGGGAACGACGCGTTCCAGGAAGTGGACATCGTGGGCATCACGCGCCCCTGCACAAAGCATAACTACCTGGTCAAGGACGTCACCAAGCTGGCCAGGACCATCAAGGAGGCCTTCTATCTGGCCCAGTCCGGCAGGCCCGGCCCAGTGCTCATCGACCTGCCAAAGGACATACAGCAGCAGCGCGCCGCCTTCAGCTATCCCAAGAAGGTGAGCATGCGCGGCTACAACCCGCATTACGAACCCAACATCAAGCAGGTGCGCAAGGTCGCGGAGCTGATCTGCAAGGCCAAGAACCCCGTGCTCTACGCGGGCGGAGGCGTCATAAGCTCCAGCGCGTCCAAGGAACTCACGAAGCTGGCCCAGGCCCAGAACATCCCCGTCACGGCGACGCTGATGGGCCTGGGCTGCTTCCCTGGGGACGATCCGCGCTGGCTGGGCATGCTCGGCATGCACGGCACCTTTGCGGCCAACCACGCCATCTCCTCGGCCGACCTGCTGCTGGCCGTCGGCGCGCGCTTCGACGACCGCGTCACCGGCAAGCTGAGCGCCTTCGCATCCAAGGCCACCATCGTTCACATCGACATCGACCCCACCTCCATCCAGAAAAACGTGACCGTGGACGTGCCCGTGGTGGCCGACTGCAGGCTGTTCCTGGAGGCCCTGAACAAGGAGTTGGCCGAGACCGCCAAGTCCGGCGCGGCCTGCGCCCCCAAGGACGCCTGGTTCGAGCAGATCACCGCCTGGAAGAAGAAACATCCCCTGACCTACAAGCCCGCCGCCAAGGAAGGGCCCATCAAGCCGCAGGCCGTCGTGGAGGCCATCTACAAGCTCACCGGGGGCGACTGCATCATCGCCACCGAGGTGGGCCAGAACCAGATGTGGGCCGCGCAGTTCTTCAACTACAAGAAGCCGCGCACCCTGCTGACATCGGGCGGGCTCGGGACCATGGGCTACGGTTTCCCCGCGGCCATCGGCGCGCAGGCGGCCTATCCCGACAAGCTGGTCATCGACGTGGCCGGCGACGGCTCCATCCAGATGTGCATCCAGGAGCTGGCCACCGCCGTGGCCTACAACCTGCCGGTGAAGATCGTCATCCTCAACAACGGCTATCTGGGCATGGTGCGTCAGTGGCAGGAGCTCTTCTACGACAGGAACTACTGTAGCACCTGCCTGGACGTGGCCCCCGACTTCGTGAAGCTGGCCGAGGCCTACGGCGCGGACGGCTTCCGCGTGAAGAAGGCCGAGGATATGGAGGCCACCCTCAAGGCGGCGTTCGCCTCGCCCAAGCCCTGCATCGTGGACGTGCTGGTGGACCCGGAGGAGAACGTGTACCCCATGGTTCCCGCGGGCAAATCCATCACCGAAATGATCCTGGTCTAAGGAGGACGCCGTGCGCCACATTCTCTCTATCCTGGTGGAAAACGAACCCGGCGTCCTGTCCCGCGTGTCCGGCCTGTTCAGCGGCAGGGGCTTCAACATCGAAACCCTCAACGTGGCCCCCACCCTCGAGGACGGCGTCTCCATCATGACCATCACCACGGTGGGCGACGAGCAGATCATCGAACAGATCATCAAGCAGCTGCGCAAGCTGGTCACGGTGATCAAGGTGGTGGACCTGACCGAGGTCAAGAACGTCGAGCGGGAGATGATGCTGCTCAAGGTCTCCGCCGAGGACGGCAAGCGGGCCGAGATCCTGCGCATTGTGGACGTGTTCCGCTGCAAGGTGGTGGACGTGGGCTTCGACGAGCTCACCGTCGAGATCACCGGCACGCAGGACAAGCTCACCGCGCTCATCAACCTGATGCAGCGTTTCGGCATCAAGGAGATCGCCCGCACCGGCGCCGTGGCCATGCGGCGCAGCATGCAATAGCTTCTTCGCCCCGTCCCGGCCGTAGCTCCAGAGGGAGCGGCCGGGACGGGGCATCCGTTTCCATTCCGGTCACGGCAAACGCGTTTGCCTTGCCAGTTTTGCCTTTTTCGGCTATTTTTCCCCTTCTTATGCACATGCCTGCCATTCCCGCACAGTGATTTTGATAAGGAGCTCTTCCAATGAAAGTCTTTTATGATCAGGATGCCGATCTTTCCCTCCTCAAGGACAAGACCGTTGCCATCATCGGCTACGGCTCCCAGGGCCACGCCCACGCCCAGAACCTCCGTGACTCCGGCGTGAACGTGGTCATCGGCCAGCGTGAGGGCGGCCCCAACTGGAAGCTGGCCAAAGAGCACGGCTTCGAGCCCATGGACGCCGCTGCCGCCGCCGCCAAGGCCGACGTGATCATGATCCTGATCCAGGACCAGTACCAGGCCGATCTGTACAACAACTGCATCAAGCCCAACCTGAAGCCCGGCAAGGTGCTGGCTTTCGGCCACGGCTTCAACATCCACTTCAACCAGATCGTGCCCCCCGCCGACGTTGACGTGATCATGATCGCCCCCAAGGGCCCTGGCCACATGGTGCGCCGCGTGTACACCGAGGGCTCCGGCGTTCCCTGCATCGTCGCCGTGGAGCAGGACGCCTCCGGCAAGGCCTTCCAGATCGCGCTGGCCTACGCCAAGGGCGTCGGCGGCACCCGCTCCGGCGTGCTGCAGACCACCTTCCGCGAGGAGACCGAGACCGACCTCTTCGGCGAACAGGCCGTGCTGTGCGGCGGCGTCTCCGAGCTCATCAAGGCCGGCTTCGAGACCCTGGTCAACGCCGGGTACCAGCCCGAGATCGCCTACTTCGAGTGCCTGCACGAGCTCAAGCTCATTGTGGACCTGATCTACGAGGGCGGCCTTGCCAAGATGCGCTACTCCATCTCCGATACCGCCGAGTACGGCGACTACACCCGCGGCCCCCGCGTCATCACCGACGAGACCCGCAAGGAGATGGCCAAGATCCTCAAGGAAATCCAGATGGGCGAGTTCGCCAAGGACTTCATCCTGGAGAACCGCGCCGGCGGCAGGGCTCACTTCCTGGCCATGCGCCGTGTCAACGCCGAGCATCAGATCGAGCAGGTCGGCTCCAAGCTGCGCGGCATGATGAGCTGGCTGAAAAAATAAGCGGGCGCAGCCTGTTTTTTAGGGCCGTGGTTCTGGACGGAACCACGGCCTTTTCTTATTGATGACGAGCGGGGAGGCGCGTCTTGCGCCGCCCGCCGGTACTCCGCCCGTGGGGCGCAGCCGGATGTCTTTCGTAATGTCCTGAAGGTGCGCCCATGCCCATTCTCATTCGCCAAATGTTCCTTGTGACGGCTGCCCTTGTGGTGCTGGCCGCCCAGGCGCACGCCCAGCAGAAGCGTGACGGTCACTACTGGCGCTCCATCCCCGAAACCGAGAAGGTCGACATCATTCTCGGCTTCTACGACGGAATGGCCCTCTCCGAGGGGCTGATCCAGGTGGTCATCCGCGACAATTACACCATCTGCTCCGAGGTCATCGAGAGCATCATTGCCCAGACCGCCCGCTACATGGACAACCTGAGCACCATGGACGCCGCCACCGGGCTGGACAAATTCTACGACGACCCCGCCAACCGCAACATCCCCATCTCCTGGGGCATGTGGGTTGTGGCCCGCAAGGCCAAAGGCGACAAGAACCTCGCTCCTTTCATCAAGGAGCTCAGGAAGGCCCACAAATGATCGCAGCGATCGACATGACGGACCCGGCCCTGGTCATGGGCCACCCATCCATCGACGAACAGCACCGCGCACTGTTGGGCATGATCGAGGAGTTGGACGAACGCATGGGGCGCGGTGAATTCGGCCAGGGCGTTCTGGACGCCATCCAGGGGATGCTTGCCTACGCCGCCACCCACTTCGACGAAGAGGAAGGCCTCATGCGCGAGAGCGAGTGGCCGGATCTGTCGGTACACCGGGGCCTGCACGCTGAATTCATGCAGAAGACCGGCGGTTTCTTCGAGGACGCCGCCTCGGACAGCGAGTGGACGTCCCTGGACGTGTTGCGCTTCCTGCTGCACTGGCTGCTCAAGCACATCAAGATCGAGGACAGGCGCTTCTTCGACTGGCTGGCCGCCAGGAGCGCGTGACCGTTCAGGCTATTTCGAGCTGACCGACGGGTTGCTCCGCAGCCCTTTCCAATAATTTGAAACGCCAGGCATTCCCCCGCGGGGGAATGCCTGGCGTCCGATTTCAAGGCAGCCGCCGGGCTAACGCGTCACGGTGATCTTCGGGGGGCTCCACGTCCCCGAACCTGGCGGCAGGATCGAGGGCGGCGTCACCTTGGGCCAGTACAGGCGCATGACGAGGTAGATCGGGCCGTCGGGCGCGGGCAGCCAGTTGGCCTCCTTGGCCGCTCCGGGCGACTTGTTCTGGATGTAAATCGTCAGAGACCCATCCGGGTTCTTCTTCATCCCCGGCAGCATGGGCGAGTTGATCAGGTAGCGGTCGATGGGGTTCTTGATCAACAGCTGCGTCTTGCCGTCGTAGATCGTGACCGACCAGAAGGCGTCGACCGGCGGCAGCTGCCCGGCGGGGAAGGTGAGGGCGTAGTCGTGCTTGGATCCGTCCAGTGGGTCGCCGCCCACGAGGGCCTTTGTCATCGGGTAGACGGCCTCGGCCGCGTCGTTGCCGTAGATGCCGGCCTTGGCTGCTGCGGCGCGCATCAACCAATTGCCGTTGTAGAAGGCCCGGTCGCCGAACACCGAGGCCACGTTCCAACCGTTCACATGCTTCCCGGCGGTTTCCACCGCCTTGGCGACCTTCTCCTCGCCGTCCTTCATGCCGAGCAGCACGGCGGCCTTGTGCTCCGCGGAGAGGTTCTTGAAGTCGAAGGTCTTGCCCGGTCCGACGCCGATGCGCGCCAGCTTGGCCCGGATCGCCTGCTCCTCCGGCCCGGCCGGGGCGAACTGCAGGGCGAAGTCGAGATACTCGAAGAAGCCGGTCTTGACCTTCTCATTGTCGATGGGCGGGAAATCCGGCGCAGGGGGGGCGGGGGGAGCCGGGCGGCCGAGGAAGGCCGAGAGCGGCCGTGCCTTGTAGCCTGACTGCACCTTGACCACGCCTGGCATGTCCTTGGGGTTGAAGAGCTGGGTGCGGAAGATGGCCGAGGAGAACTCCGTGGTGGACTTGAACACCTTCTTGATCCCGGGCGGGGTTTCGCCCTTCCAGTTGGGCCCCACAACCATGTAGTCGCCCGCGTCGTTGCCTGTGGCGCGGCTGCCGATGTAGCCGTAGTTGAAGGTGTTGCCGTCGCAGAGCATCACCGAGTAGTATCGACGCTTCTCGACCTTGGGCACGCTCAGCACCATGGGCTCGGCGCGCAGGTCGAGCCAGAGCATGGAGTAGGGCGTGTCGCTGTTGGGAGTGATGACGGTCGTGTCCTTGTAGGTGAAGACGCGGGCCTCG
This genomic stretch from Fundidesulfovibrio soli harbors:
- the ilvN gene encoding acetolactate synthase small subunit, yielding MRHILSILVENEPGVLSRVSGLFSGRGFNIETLNVAPTLEDGVSIMTITTVGDEQIIEQIIKQLRKLVTVIKVVDLTEVKNVEREMMLLKVSAEDGKRAEILRIVDVFRCKVVDVGFDELTVEITGTQDKLTALINLMQRFGIKEIARTGAVAMRRSMQ
- a CDS encoding HAD family hydrolase yields the protein MFDTGDKPSPELLKGIRGIIFDCDGVLVDSKDANRMYYNSVRKALGMLPMTPEEEDYVHAHAVIPSMQRIIPPERMAEAEAERRKIKFTDMLPFTTLQPGLVELLTTLRELGFKLAVNTNRTDSMEMLLDTFELTEFFDPVITAAKVKHPKPNPEGVHAIMRHWGMTRQQVAYVGDSGVDEQTARAAGVAFWAFRNAGLSAALHVEDFEPLRRWVARCLAKGDASEKALDLQQGV
- a CDS encoding DUF167 domain-containing protein produces the protein MPAYAEQAKDGGYRILVWVQPGAKHDAAAGVVEGRLKIRLRAPAVDNKANDALVAFMAKYLGVPKGALELAAGHTGRKKTLRIRPGEQPDWATPGSAAG
- a CDS encoding YggT family protein translates to MPFLGPLLKTIALILDFVFGAYKWIIIIAAVVSWVRPDPYHPVIRFLYSATEPVLYRVRRLLPFVMVGGMDLSPLVVILALQFIGQVFIVESVLQLAYMVR
- a CDS encoding bacteriohemerythrin, whose amino-acid sequence is MIAAIDMTDPALVMGHPSIDEQHRALLGMIEELDERMGRGEFGQGVLDAIQGMLAYAATHFDEEEGLMRESEWPDLSVHRGLHAEFMQKTGGFFEDAASDSEWTSLDVLRFLLHWLLKHIKIEDRRFFDWLAARSA
- a CDS encoding DUF1254 domain-containing protein codes for the protein MVKTCRRTPLVGIVALALAIAFMAGCANKKDSISRAEKDEKNRPDFTETRAIAEEGFIYGLPIVMNYAVMYEFSVDRNSGQFKAPFNQISNEARVFTYKDTTVITPNSDTPYSMLWLDLRAEPMVLSVPKVEKRRYYSVMLCDGNTFNYGYIGSRATGNDAGDYMVVGPNWKGETPPGIKKVFKSTTEFSSAIFRTQLFNPKDMPGVVKVQSGYKARPLSAFLGRPAPPAPPAPDFPPIDNEKVKTGFFEYLDFALQFAPAGPEEQAIRAKLARIGVGPGKTFDFKNLSAEHKAAVLLGMKDGEEKVAKAVETAGKHVNGWNVASVFGDRAFYNGNWLMRAAAAKAGIYGNDAAEAVYPMTKALVGGDPLDGSKHDYALTFPAGQLPPVDAFWSVTIYDGKTQLLIKNPIDRYLINSPMLPGMKKNPDGSLTIYIQNKSPGAAKEANWLPAPDGPIYLVMRLYWPKVTPPSILPPGSGTWSPPKITVTR
- the tatA gene encoding twin-arginine translocase TatA/TatE family subunit, with amino-acid sequence MGITGLLVIILVVLVLFNGSKLPGLGKSLGKAIREFKRSSREDGPKDGDH
- the ilvB gene encoding biosynthetic-type acetolactate synthase large subunit, translated to MELTGAQILLESLGREGVDVLFGFPGGAVIDIYHQFPNYPNLKHVLVRHEQGAIHMADGYARATGKVGVCLVTSGPGATNAVTGIATAYMDSIPVVIITGQVPTPLIGNDAFQEVDIVGITRPCTKHNYLVKDVTKLARTIKEAFYLAQSGRPGPVLIDLPKDIQQQRAAFSYPKKVSMRGYNPHYEPNIKQVRKVAELICKAKNPVLYAGGGVISSSASKELTKLAQAQNIPVTATLMGLGCFPGDDPRWLGMLGMHGTFAANHAISSADLLLAVGARFDDRVTGKLSAFASKATIVHIDIDPTSIQKNVTVDVPVVADCRLFLEALNKELAETAKSGAACAPKDAWFEQITAWKKKHPLTYKPAAKEGPIKPQAVVEAIYKLTGGDCIIATEVGQNQMWAAQFFNYKKPRTLLTSGGLGTMGYGFPAAIGAQAAYPDKLVIDVAGDGSIQMCIQELATAVAYNLPVKIVILNNGYLGMVRQWQELFYDRNYCSTCLDVAPDFVKLAEAYGADGFRVKKAEDMEATLKAAFASPKPCIVDVLVDPEENVYPMVPAGKSITEMILV
- a CDS encoding CDP-alcohol phosphatidyltransferase family protein; translated protein: MARSAGNWTIPNALTMARILLTPFFVVLFLDGNYFGALSMFFLAGLSDALDGLLARLLDQRSALGAILDPLADKILLVTSFICLAHAGWIPLWLAVLVVSRDVIILGGIALLTFWGRDMRQSIHPSLVSKLTTATQMALVLTGFLVGMDVWGGAGKALLLGLVWIAAALTVVSGGHYVAKGLAMFTGGQDQ
- the ilvC gene encoding ketol-acid reductoisomerase is translated as MKVFYDQDADLSLLKDKTVAIIGYGSQGHAHAQNLRDSGVNVVIGQREGGPNWKLAKEHGFEPMDAAAAAAKADVIMILIQDQYQADLYNNCIKPNLKPGKVLAFGHGFNIHFNQIVPPADVDVIMIAPKGPGHMVRRVYTEGSGVPCIVAVEQDASGKAFQIALAYAKGVGGTRSGVLQTTFREETETDLFGEQAVLCGGVSELIKAGFETLVNAGYQPEIAYFECLHELKLIVDLIYEGGLAKMRYSISDTAEYGDYTRGPRVITDETRKEMAKILKEIQMGEFAKDFILENRAGGRAHFLAMRRVNAEHQIEQVGSKLRGMMSWLKK
- a CDS encoding DivIVA domain-containing protein codes for the protein MTVSKIDLLNKKFNRCIRGYCPDEVDLYLHDVAEAIGQMADDNRRLAERLSQCDRSLAARPPEPDTGSNPAALREAMAAGRRIVDESTGKARQDAQRILEEARAEGARLVADANLLKARVYEDIADLRAQREAMAQELRRLLEGHFRLLESSEASSDARRPGGEFTFADGGE
- a CDS encoding DUF465 domain-containing protein — translated: MDSHDLELIAKHSESDAELRALYADHVAFEKMIEKLESKSYLNPAEEQEIKELKKKKLAGRTRLETMLISYRKAEAN